Genomic DNA from Marinobacter sp. ANT_B65:
ACGTGCGTTCAATCGATATTTTCGAGGAGCGCTCTCAAGGTCTGATCGATCATGAGTCGGTTGACCTTAATGATGCGAGTAGTCACCCCTTGATGTATCAAGGAACCGTGGTCTATCCGTTCATAGTGCCGTCGGGTGAATCCACGATCCTGTATGTTCGCAGCCACGTGTATTCGCACCAGTGGTTTTCGTTGGAGATCTATGACGATGTGCAGTCTCGCAAGGCACTCGTTGGTGGCCATCTGGACATCGCACTTCTGGTCGGAATGATGATCGCGCTGGTGTTTTACAACGGTCTTCTCTATTTCGCTACCAGTAAAAAAGAGAACATTTTATATTCCCTGTATCTCATCTCGGGCCTGGTGTGGATTGCACTCTCATACGGGTTGATCGCCAAAGCGTTCAATATCTACGGCGATGCCGTTTTCGTATTGAATCTGACATTGATCACCATGCCGATGTTTTTATTGTTGTTCATAATGGCGATTTTCGAGACAAGGCGGTACTACCTCACTGAGCATCGCGCACTGCAAGGGATGCTTGGCTTGTTGGGCATCACGTTTCTGTATGGCCTGTTCGATGTTGAGGGGGCTATGAAACCCGCAAGCTCCCTTGCGGCACTGATGATGGTAGTGACCTTTTCGGTAAGTATTTCGTTGTTCCGGAAGGGACAACCGCTGGTGAAGTTCTTTCTCGTTGGGCACACTTTCTTCGTGATCTTCAACGGGATTGCGGTGGTGTACTACAAGGGTCTGGTAGAGACGGGTTATATCAACAGCCACGGTGTTGGAATCGGCATTGTGCTGGAGGCGTTAACGCTGGCATTTATCATCTCCTATCGGATAAAAG
This window encodes:
- a CDS encoding diguanylate cyclase, with protein sequence MASCRSTFLCFFLLWVSSFAALASPSLDVSDQDIRLTDFRVEYFIDDSQSLDFPAVRKETFHETTSTATLGTQATVTWYRIALHNQGPEKRALFLHLPKAYHVRSIDIFEERSQGLIDHESVDLNDASSHPLMYQGTVVYPFIVPSGESTILYVRSHVYSHQWFSLEIYDDVQSRKALVGGHLDIALLVGMMIALVFYNGLLYFATSKKENILYSLYLISGLVWIALSYGLIAKAFNIYGDAVFVLNLTLITMPMFLLLFIMAIFETRRYYLTEHRALQGMLGLLGITFLYGLFDVEGAMKPASSLAALMMVVTFSVSISLFRKGQPLVKFFLVGHTFFVIFNGIAVVYYKGLVETGYINSHGVGIGIVLEALTLAFIISYRIKVLEDMRSRQDELKRQAATDPLTHLYNRRYFMAEGKYVIEKARATGEPLSVIALDIDHFKAVNDTYGHTVGDLVLKDVARVFRRSSRDRDLIARFGGEEFVILLPGADFTVARGCAERIRKGIEAHTVDADDGVVVGVTVSLGVAQVNTAMESVENALDRADKALYEAKALGRNRVCSSEGNL